The DNA window AACGTCACCGACGAGTGGCACACGATGGAGGCGCTCAAGCCACCTCCGGGACGGGGCGCGAACTCGTTCCTGTGGGTGAGCATCCCGCTGCCTCGGGGCCCCTGGGCGGAGCCCGCGTTGATTCTGGGTGAGGTCAACACCGCCGTCGAGGTGTACGCCAATGGCCAGCGCGTCTACGTGAGCGGCCGCCTGAACACGTCTGGACCCGAGCTGTCCGAGAACATGGTCTGGCATCTGATTCCCGTGCCGGCCACCGCGCTGGGCACCAGCCTCCTGCTGCGCATCCAGTCGAGCAATCCGAACATCGGCATCACGCAGTACGCGAAGCTTGGCTCGCGGCACGAGCTGCTCGCCACGGTGACGCGCGAGGGGCAGGCGTCGTTCGTGATGGGCGTGCTCTTGCTGGCGGTGGGTATCGCGACGGGTGGCGCCTTCGTCCTGCACTGGCGACGGCGGATGCTCGCGGGTCTGGCCATCTTCGCGGGCAGCGCGGGCAGCCTGCTGCTGGGCTTGAGCGGCCTGCCCTATGCGCTCTGGGATACGCCGCTCACCGCCACGCGCTTCACGGTGATTGGCATCTTCATGGTGCTCTCGGGCCTGATGGAGTTCATCTCGGACGCCCTGCTCGAGAACCGCAACCGCTGGTTCCGCATCGGCGCGCTGGCCTACACGACGCTCTGCTCGCTCTTCGCGCTCAGCGCCGTGGTGGACCTGGCCACGGCCCAGCGAATCATGGCGGCCTTCCTGCCCTCGTCGTTCTGCGTCCTGCTCATCGTCCTCTTCGTGTCGGTGAAGGAGGCGTGGCGCGGCAATCCGGACGCTCGCATCTTCGTGGCCGGCCTGGGCGGCATGACGCTCTTCCTCGCGCTGACCATCCTGCCCGTCGTCGGCGTGTTGCCCCAGTTGTTCGGCAACGTGTCGCATTGGGGTTATCTGGCGCTCACGCTGTCGCTGCTGGGCATCGTCGCGCGGCGCTCCATGCAGGTGGTGCGCTCGCTGGAGGCGCACACGCGCCAGTTGGAGGAGCGGCAGGCCGAGGTGCGCAACCTGGCCGAGCGCATGGGCACCGGCGCCGGCGAGCTGGCCACGGTGGTGCAGCAGCTTCGCTCCACCAGCGACCAGCAGACCGAGGGCGTCAGCCGTCAGGCCGCGGCGCTTCAGGAGGCCGAGCAGACGGTGAAGGAGATTCGCCGGTCGTCGCAGCTCACGGCGGAGAAGGCCAGCTCGCTCGCCGCGTCCGCCGAGGGCGCCGAGCAGGTGGGGCGCGAAGGCAGCGCCGCGCTGGAGCGCACGCTGGCGGACCTGGCCGCCATCCGCGCGGAGGTGTCCGAGATGGCGCGGAGAATCCTCGCGCTCGACGAGCGCACCAAGGAGGTCTCCGGCATCGTCGACTCCGTGAAGGACCTGGCCGACCAGTCCAACATGCTCGCCATCAACGCGGCCATCGAAGCGGCGCGCAGCGGTGAGAGCGGCCGGGGCTTCGGCGTGGTGGCCCGCGAGATGCGGGGGCTGGCGGACCAGTCCATCCGCGCCACGCACCGCATCCGCGAGGTGCTCAACGGCGTGGGCGCCAGCATGCGCGAGGCGGCCCAGTTCAGCGAGAAGGGCGACGAGCGCGTCCGTCAGAGCCTGGACGCGGTGCGGACGTCCAGCGCCCAGTTCCAGGAGCTGGCCATCCTGATTGGCGACTCCAGCGCGAGCATGCGGCAGATCACCGCGGCGGTCAGCGCGCAGGACGCGGGCACCCAGCAGATGGCCATGGCCATCCAGGAGCTGTCCGGGCAGATGCAGCGCACGCTCAAGACGGTGCAGGAGACGCAGGAGGCCACCCGCTCCGTCCAATCCCTGGCGGAGAGCATGTCCGGGCTCGCCAGCCAGTCCCTGCGCACCGAGAAGACCGCGCCCGCCGCCCATCCTCGCTAGCGTTCCTCCCCACTCCACGAGGCCCCATGCGAACAAGGTCAGCCGTCCCCGTCCTGATGCTCGTGCTCGCATCCTTCCTGGCCGCGTGTGGTGGGGCCCATGCGGCCGCGTCGGACCCGAACAAGCCTCCGCCGCCGAAGACGACGGTGGCGGTGGACAGCCGCAAGACGGTCGACGTGAACCTCTATGTGCTGAGCGGGGTCCGCCGGGTGCGGCTGGGGCTGGTGCCGGGGATGTCGACGCGCAACTTCGTGATTCCTCCGGACCTGGTGGGGACCTCGGAGCGACTCCGGTTCGCCGTCGAGGTCATCGGCACGCTGGGGCACAAGACCATCGGCAGCGAGCGGCGCTTCGAGAGCGAGCAGGACCTTCCGGCCCGCCCGGGAGATGAGCTCAACCTGACGCTCTACTGAGGCCCTCCCGGCGGCGTGGTTTCGCCGGGTATCGAGGACGGATGCGGCTACAGTCCGCCGCATGACCGACCCGAATCACGGCGTGCTCCTCGAGGTAGCGGAAGGGGTCGCCACCCTCACGTTGAACGATGCGCCTCGGCGCAATGCGATGACTCCCGAGCTGGGGGACGCGCTGCGCGTCCGGGTGAGCGAGCTGCGCGGGCGGGAGGACGTTCGCGCCGTGGTCCTCGTCGGAGCGGGCGGCACCTTCTCCGCGGGAGGGGACCTGCAGATGCTGGAGCGCCTGCGCAAGGCCTCCTTCGAGGAGGCGCGCGTCTTCATGCTCGACTTCTATGCGCGCTATCTCAGCCTCCTCGACCTGACCGTGCCGACAGTGGCCGCGGTGGAGGGCGCCGCCATTGGCGCGGGGCTGTGTGTCGCGCTCGCGTGTGACGTCTGCATCGTCTCCGAGGACGCGAAGCTCGCCCTCAACTTCGTGCAACTGGGACTGCACCCCGGCATGGGGGCCACCTGGCTCGTGCCGATGAGAGCGGGGCCGCAGCGCGCCGCGGAGCTGCTGCTCACGGGCCGCCGCTTCGACGGGCGGGAGGCCGCGCGGCTCGGACTCGCGCTGGAGGCCACCGCGGCCACGGAGACGCGCGCCCGGGCGCTTGCGCTCGCGCGGAGCATCGCCTCGAACGCGCCGCTGGCGACCCGAGGCGTCAAGCAACGCCTGGGTCTGGACCGCGCCGCGCTCCAGCGTGCGCTGGAGGAAGAGGCCCGGCTCCAGGCGGAGAGCTACGGCAGCGCGGACCTGGGCGAGGGGCTCGCCGCGGCGGCGGCTCGAAGGCCGCCGGTGTTCCAGGGGCGGTAGAGGTTGGCGTGTTTGTCAGGCGGAAGGGAATGGGCCGTCTCTTCGGCCCAATCAAACTTTCAGACTGACAAGCACATGACCAAGCTCAACCAGATCGTCGCCGTCGAAAAGGGCGTCAAGAGTCGCTCCCTGCAGGAGCTGACCCAGGCGCACCACGACCTCCAGAAGCCCCAACTGCTCAACGGTATCTCCCGCACCTATCAGCCCCGTGACGAGGAAGGTGAACGCTTCCCTCCTGAGTCCACGCGCGTGCAGGTGCGCACCGACGACGTGCTGAAGAAGACGAAGGAGATCCTCACCCGTCTCTTCGACGTCACCGCCACCAAGGACCTCACCAACTGCCACGCGAAGGCGGACGTCCGCGTCGACGGCAAGGTGCTCCTCAAGGGCGCTCCCGCCACCTACCTGCTCTTCCTCGAGAAGCAGTTGGTGGACCTGCACACCTTCGTGAAGAAGCTGCCCACGCTGGACCCGTCGGAGACCTGGACTCCAGACCCGGCGCAGGGACTGTGGGCCACCGAACCCGTGCAGACGGCCAAGACGAAGAAGGTCCCTCGCAACCACGTGAAGGCCGAGGCCACCGAGAAGCACCCCGCGCAGGTGGAGGTGTATTACGAGGACATCGTCGTCGGTTACTGGAAGACGGTGAAGTACTCGGGCGCCCTGCCCGCCCTTCGAGTTCACGAGCTGCTCGAGCGAGTGGAGAAGCTCCAGCAAGCCGTCAAGTTCGCGCGTGAGGAAGCCAACGCGGTGGAAGTCCAGGAGTTGAAGTCGGGCGACGCCATCCTCGGCTACCTCCTGAGCTGAGCCCCAGGCTCGGCACGCACAGTTTTCGGAGTACAAACTCAAACTCAGCAGCAGATTGACGCCGAGCGTTCTCGCGTCGCCTCCAGTGCAGGTTCGAGCCCTGCCCCCGCTATCGCCACTCTTTGTTGCGGGGTAGCCCAACTGGTAGAGGCAAGCGCGACGAAGCGAGTAACGCGAAGCACCCCAGCTTCAATTTCTCACTCCAAACTCAGCATTCGCCGTCGCAGGTCCGATCTACCGTCTTCGCCCACTCCCTCGAGATGCTGGTGCAATTCCGGCCCGCCGCTTCTTCTTGTGCGGCGGTCGTTCAATCGCAGGACGCGAGGCCTCATCCTGAGGCGAAGACTTAAACGTGCGGACCTCATCCATGGCGGCACAACCGGGCCCGGTCAGGAGGATACCCTGGCCGGGCCCACTTATTAGAAATCTCCAGTGGAGACGGAGTGACATGCGTGGGGTTGCCGGAAGCATCGTGGGAGACTTCAATGCGGAGTCGCGATGCTGTTCGGAAGCAAGACGCCCCCCTCCCGTTCAGAGCTCATCACCGAGGCGGACCTGGCGCGCTCGAAGGGCCGGTTGAACAAGGCCATCTCGGGCTACCGCAAGGCGCTGGAGCTGGAGCCCAAGGACGCCGTCGTCCTGGGCAAGCTCGCGCCGCTGCTGGCTCGGACCCGACAACCGCAGGCCGCGCTCGAGAGCTTCCGCGCGGCGGCCCAGGCCCATCTCGACAAGGGCTTCGCGGACAAGGCACAGGCGGTCTACGCCCAGGCCACGGAGCTGTTCCCGCTCGAGCTGGAGCTGTGGCGACAGGTGGCCCAGTTGCATGTGCAGAAGGGGCATCGGGCAGAGGCCGTGAAGACCTTGCTGCGGGGCCGGCTCCACTTCCGCCGGAGCAGTGAACGGCCGGGCGCCATCCTCCTCTTGCGCGAGACCCTCGCGCTGGATGCGGCGCTGTTCGAGGTGAAGCTGGACCTGGTGCTCCAGCTCGCGCGGCAGAATGAGCGCGAGGAGGCGCTGGCGATGTTGGAGCCGCTCGCCGCGGAAGCGCGGGGGACACGGCACCTTCGCAAGCTGCGCTGGACGCAGGCCCAGGTGACGCCCGGCGTGGGCACCTTCTTGGCGTGGCTGCGTGCGTGGGTCTTGGGGCGCTGACCTACGCGCCGCGCGGTGTTTGGGGCCTGACGCTCTGCCAGGCCAGCTTCGGTAGCTGGCTTCGCATCCACGCAGGGTCCAGCGGAGCGCCTCCGAGGAAACGGCGGCAGGCTTCGTGGCTTGGGCCCAGCAGCACCACGTCCAGCAGCAAGGTGGGCCAAGGCGGCAGCGAGCCCTCCGAGACGAAGCGCGCGACGTGCTGGACGATGGGCGCGAGCAGCTCCGCCTTGCGAGCCAGGAGCACCTCCGCCGCGTCCGTGCCCAGCTCCATGGCCATCGCCTGGTACATGAAGCGGCCCTCGTCCCGGTGGGAGAGAATCCACTCCAGGTGGCCATCCACCAGCGCCACCACGGCCTCCTCCGCCGTGGAAGTGGGCACCACCCGGGAGACCAGGTGGGTGAAGAGTCGCTCGAAGGTGCGAATCAGCAGCGCGAGCGTGAGGTCCGGGAGTCCGTCGAACAGGTGGTAGACGCTCGAAGGGCTCGCGCCGGCGGCCTTGCGAATCTCCTCGATGCCCGTGCCGAGGAGCCCCCTCTCCGAGAAGCATCGCAGGGCCGCGTCCAGCAGCGCGTCGCGTCGCTTCACCCCATCCCGTCGTGCTGGCCCCATGTCCCTACCCTATGCGCTGCCCCTCCAGGGGTCATCGGTCTCGTGCTCCGCACCAGAAGCCCACCACCCCAAGGAGACTGGCAACATGCGGAGAGAGGCAACCCGTGACGAAGCGACGGTGATGGCCATGCACAACGTCTTTCTCGACCCTGCCGGCACCACCCCTTTCGGCCTCGCCGTCATCGTGCTGGCGCCCACGGGCGTCACGTACGAGCACCAGTGCGAAGGCCTCATGACCTCGACACGCACGGTGGAGGGATTCCTCGTGCCGGTTCCCTCCAACGACTACGACCCGGAAGCGAACGAAGCGTTTGACGCCGAGGGAGCGCTGCTCAGCTTCTTCCACAAGGAGTTCCGCGGAAATCCTCCACCCCCCGAGCAGTGGACGCCAGGTCAGGTGGAGAGCCTCGCCAAGCTCGTCAGTCGAGTCCCCTTCTGGTCCACGCCGACGGGCTCCGCGCCTTCGGAACTTCTTCACCTGACCCTGGACATGGAGCGCGTCGCGGAGATCACCGAAGCATGGGTGCCCGTCAAGACACCCTATGGCCCCGGCATCCTCGTCTTCCAGAACTGTGACTGACGGAAACTGGAAGAATCTTCCAATTCAGAAACAGGGCTGGCAGGCTTCCGTGCATGACCGACCTCATCCTCACGGGAGCATCACGAGGCATTGGCTTCGCGCTGGCTCGGACACTCGCGAAGTCGCGTGAGTACCGGCTCATCCTGGTCGCCAGGGACCGCGCGCGACTGGAGGCCCTGGCCGCCTCCATCCAGCAGGAAGGTGGGCAGGCGGTCGTCGTCCCGGGCGACCTCTCGACGCTCTCGGGAGCCCGCGCGCTGGGACAGCGACTGGCGGAGCTGGTGACCCCTGGAGCCACGCTGGTGCACAACGCGGGCATCTGGCCCACCCGGCGCGAGCTGACCGTGGACGGTCTGGAGATGGGCTTCGCGGTGAACCACGCGGCGCCGCTTGAGATGCAACAGGCCCTGCTCGATGCGAAGCGGCTGCGGCGCATCCTGCTGGTGAGCGCGGGCCTGTTGGTGAAGGGCCGGTTCGATGCCGCACGCACGCCGACCGGCGAGGACTTCTCCAGCATCCGCACGTACTGCGACACCAAGCTGGGCTTCGCTCTCGCGATGCGTGACGTGGCCACCGCGCATCCGGAGCTGGATGTGCTGGTGCTCCACCCGGGCGTCGTGCGCACCGACCTCGGAGCCCGCACAGGCCCCATGGGCTGGCTGCTCTCGCTCGTGAAGCGGCGATGGGAAGCGCCCGAGGTCTGCGCCGAGCGCCTCTCGCGCATCCTCGCCAAGGAGCGCTGGTCCACGCCTGGACAGGCACGATGGTGGGTCGAGGAAGTGGAGCAGCCCTGGCCTCCCGTGACGGAGGATGCCGCCACACAGCGCGCCGTGCGCGAGGTGCACGAGCGGGTGCGCGCCATGGGCTGAGGCCCGGCGTGATAGGGACAGGGCATCGTGCTCCTGAATCCCCACCCCTTCACGCTCCGGCAGCTCCAATACGCGGTCGCCGTCGCGGACACGCTGAGCTTCCGCAAGGCCGCGGCGCGATGCCACGTCTCGCAGCCGTCCCTCAGCGCGCAGCTCGCACAGCTCGAGGAAGTGCTCGGAGTCCGGCTGTTCGAGCGCGACCGCAAGCGGGTGCTGCCCACCGCGGCCGGTCAACGGTTGGTGGAGCGAGCACGGCGACTCCTGCTCGAGGCCGATGACCTTCAAGACGAGGCCCGGCGCGTCGGCAATCCCCTCGACGGAACGCTGCGCATCGGCATCATCCCCACCGTCTCGCCGTACCTTCTCCCCGCGCTCACGCCCGTGCTTCGCAAGCAGTATCCCCGTCTGACGCTGGCCTGGGTCGAGGACAAGACCAAGGCCCTGACGCGAAGCCTGGAAGCAGGAACACTCGACGCCGCACTGCTGGCGCTCGAGGCCGATGTCGGCGACGTGGAGCGGGACGTCATCGCCAAGGACGCGTTCTTCGTCGTCGCCCCCAAGGGCCACCCGCTCGCCGCGAGGAACACCCCCGTGTCCGTGGCGGAGCTGCGCGAGGCCAAGGTCCTCCTCCTGGACGAAGGCCACTGTCTGCGAGAGCAGGCCCTCGCCTTCTGCACACGTGCTCGGGCCCATGAGCAGGAGTTCCGCGCGACGAGCCTCTCGACGCTCGCGCAGATGGTCGCGGGCGGAGCCGGCGTCACCCTGCTCCCAGCCCTGGCCATCCCCACCGAGAGCCGCCGCGCGGAACTCGTCGTGCGCCCCATCGCGCCTCCGGTTCCGCATCGAACCCTCGCGCTCGTGTGGCGTCGCAGCACGCCGCTCGCCCCCGCCCTGCGACAGCTCGCCGCCACGCTCCGGGAGGGCTACCCCTCCGACTCCACCGCGCCTCGCCCACGCGGTGCCTCCAAGTCACGTGCGAGCCAGTCCCGTTAGAAGCTCCCCGCCATCCACACACCGCCCAGCAGGATGGAGAGCGAGGAGGCCCCTCGCGTCACGTGGGTAGCAACCTTGGTCGACAGCCGGCGCGCTCGCGAGACGGCCGCGATGCCCGCGGTGAGCGCGGACATGGCCAGCGTGCTGCCCACCGAGAACCCACCCAGGAAGAGCGCCTGCTCCACCGCCGTGCCAGACACCGTGACGGGCAGCAGCAACAGCAGCGCGGAGGCGCCCGTCAATCCGTGCACCAACCCCACGGCGGCGACACCTCGCGTGGGCTGGGCCTCGGCCTCCATCCCCTGGCGCCGCGTCAATCCCCAGACGCCCATCCCCAACAGCGCGAGCCCCGCGACCCGCTCCGCCCAACGGTCGACGAACTCCAGATGCACCGCGGACAGGAGCACCAGGAGCGCTCCCGCGGCGAGCAACGTCCCCAGCCCGTGCCCCAGCCCCCACATCAACCCCACCCGCCACGCCCCCTGCCGACGTCCCACGGACAGCGGCGCGAGGCTCAGCAGATGGTCCGGTCCCGCCAGCGCGTGCAGCGCACCTGAACCAACACCCGCGAGAGCAATCAGTGGCATGGGCATGACTCCTTTCACCTGCGAGTCAAAAGATGCCCAGTCCCCACTCATCGTTCCAAGACAACGTTTCGATGAGACTGATAGCCCAGGACTATCAGTCTCCGGGACGGCCCTACCCGCCCATGACGGGGCGAGGGTTCAGCGCGCCCTCGGTGACTTCGCGCCACCACGGGGTGGCCGTCTCCCAGCGCGTCGGCTCCACCGCGGCGCCCAGGCGAGGCGTGAACAGCTGCACCTGCTGCTCGGTGGCCATGCGCAGGAGCGTCTCGGCGGGCTCGTCCCACGGATGCAATCCGAGGTTGAAGGTCGCCCAGTGGACCGGCATCAGCGTGCCACCGCCCAGCATCGCGTGAGCCTTGAGCGCGTTCTCCGGGCCCAGATGGATGCCGCCCCAGCTCGGGTGGAACGCGCCGACCTCCAGCATCACCAGGTCGAAGCGTCCGTGACGTCGGCCCACTTCCACCAGCTCCTCCGTCAGCCCCGTGTCCCCACTGAAGAACACGCGATGCTTCTCGCCCTCCAGCACCCAGGACGCCCACAAGGTCCGATTGCGGTCCCCCAGCCCTCGGCCGGAGAAGTGCTGTGACGGCGTGGCCGTGAACACCACCGGCCCCACCTGCGTTCGCTCCCACCAGTCCAGCTCCGTGATGAGCTCCGGCGCGACGCCGTAGGACTCCAGATGGGCTCCGACGCCCAGCGCCGTGACGAACCGGACTCGCCGCTTCGCGAGCGCCTCAATCGTGGGCCGGCACAAGTGGTCGTAGTGGTCGTGCGACACCAGCACCGCGTCCAGCTCCGGGAGCGACTCCAGCGACGCCGGCACGGCATGGAACCTTCGAGGCCCCGCGAAGGACAGCGGCGAGGCACGCTCGCCAAACACGGGGTCGGTCAGGATGCGCGCGCCGTCGAGCTCCAGGAGCATCGTGCTGTGGCCCAGCCAGGTGACGCGGAACCCTGTGTCGGGCCGCCGCGTCCAGGACTCGAGCGGGCTCTCCAACGGCACGGGCCCGGGAGGCACACGCTTCGAGGCGCCCAGGAAGAACTCACCCAACACCGGCAGCGGGTTGCCCTGGATGCCGGGCCCCACGGGGGCGGTGTTGCGGAAGCGGCCGTCCTCGAACTGGCGGGAGGCACGCACCCGCTCGAGTCGCACCCCAGAGAACTGACAACCATGGCGGGAAGGAGACATGCCCACATCTTTAACGACCCGGGCACATCCCGGCCACCCCGCCAGGAGAGCAGGACCGCACGTTGCCGGACGCTCGGCGGCCTGGGGTCCAGAAGCCGCCAACGTGTGGTCATGAACACCCGCGAGGCGAGCCCCGGGGCCCTCCAGGACGAAGAGGGCCCCAAGCCGTCCACTCAGGACGCTTCGGAGCCCGCCTGCGCTTCCGCCTGCGCGACCCGGGAGTGCTTCCGGCCGTAGCCGAAGTAGATGGCGAGCCCCAATCCCAGCCAGATGATGAGGCGCAGCCACGTCTCCAGGCCAAGGCCCAGCATCAAGGCGCCACAGCACAGGATGCCCAGGATGGGAACCAGCGGCACGAACGGCGTGCGGAAGGGTCTGGGCAGGTCCGGCCGCCTGTAGCGCAGCACCAGGATGCCGGCGCAGACGACCACGAACGCGAACAGCGTTCCGATGGACACCAGGTGCCCCAGCAACCCGATGGGGAACAAGCCCGCCACCACCATGGACACCACGCCGGTGATGATGGTGGAGACGTAGGGCGTCCGGTAGCGCGGGTGGATGCGGCCGAAGAACGGCGGCAACAGCCCGTCACGCGACATGGCGAAGAAGATGCGCGGCTGCCCCATCAGCATCACGAGCACCACGGACGCCAGGCCCGCGATGGCCCCCAGCCCCACGATGGGACGCAGCCAGGCCAGCGACGGGCCGCCCTTGGAGATGGCCACGTAGACGGGCTCGGGGACGTCGAGCGTGGAGTACGGCGCCAGGCCCGTCATCACGCCCGCCATCAGCACGTAGAGCACCGTGCACACGATGAGCGAGCCGAGGATTCCCGTCGGCAGGTCCTTCGACGGATTCTTCGTCTCCTGCGCCGCGGTGGAGACGGCATCGAAGCCGATGTACGCGAAGAAGATGACCCCCGCCCCCGCCAGGATGCCGCTCCAGCCGAACTCGCCATAGCGGCCCGTGTTGGGCGGAATGAAGGGCGTCCAGTTCGCCTGCTCGATGTGGAACGCCCCGAAGATGATGACCAGCAGGACGATGCCAATCTTCAGGAACACGATGATGTTGTTGACGCGCGCCGACTCCCGCATGCCCACGACCAGCAGCACCGTGAGCACGCCCACCAGCAGCACCGCCGGCAGGTTGATGATGGCGCCGGTGGCGTGAGGGATGAGCGAGCCGGGCGCCGTCTCGAACGGAGCGTTCGCCAGCGCCGCGGGAATCACCACCCCCACGTAGTCGCGCAGGAAGGCCGTCAGGTAACCGGACCAGCCCACCGCCACGGCCGAGGATGCGAAGAGATACTCCAGCATCAAGTCCCAGCCGATGATCCACGCCACCAGCTCGCCCAAGGTGGCGTAGCCGTACGTGTACGCGCTCCCGGCGACGGGAATCATCGAGGCGAACTCCGCGTAGCACAGCCCCGCGAAGAGACACCCCAATCCCGCCAGGACGAACGATAGGACGATGGCTGGACCCGCGTGCTGCGCGGCCGCCGTCCCCGTCACGACGAAGATTCCCGCGCCGATGATGGCGCCAATACCCAGCAACGTCAGCTGGAGCCCATTGAGGGTGCGGTGCATCTCATGCCCCGCGCTGTCCTCATCCTGGAGCCTCGCGAGGCTCTTCTTCGACCAGATTCCCACGCGCCCTAGTCAATGACGACTCGCGGACATTCGGAAGCACGGATGACATCCCCTCGACAAAAGTGTCACCCGGCGAGCGGATTCTCGACACCTTGCGTCGGACATCCGCTCAGCCGCGCCAGCCTCCGCGGCGGTCCTCGCGCAGCTCGCGACGGTCTTCCTTGAGTTCTTCCCGGCCTTGGTGGATCTCCCGCTCCGCCAGCTCGATGAGCTCCTGGATGAGGTCCCGCTTGCGGTGCAGCGCGCCCCCGTTGCGGCGGCCCTCCAGGTCCATGAGCTCCCGCGCGATGGCCTGGCGCGAGCGCATCGAGACCATTTCCGCCCTCACATCGCGCCGGTCATCCCTCGCGTCCCGGCGCTCGTCGCGGACCTCCCGCCGGGGATGCCGGCGGCCCCAGGACGCGTCGTCGCGAGCCTCCCACTGTTCGGTGCGAAGCTCGCGCTGGCTGCGGTGGGCCTCCGCGCTCGCGGACGACAACTCCCGGCGGCTCTCCCGCATCTCCGCCCGGAGCAGCTCACGAAGACGGTCCTCCACCGCGCTCATCTCCCGGACATCGCGGCGGGCCCAGGCACTGTCGAAGCGGGAGAGCACGGCCCGGAGCTCCGCGACGTCGTAGCGGTCATCCCGGAGCTCGCGGCGGGTCTCCCGAATCTCGCGCCGGTCCTGCGCGCGCTCACCCTGCGGATGCCGGTGCTGCGCCTGTGCACTGCCTGCCAGGAGAAGTCCCGCGACCAAGGCCGAAGAGATGACGTTCATGTGGAAAAATCCTCGTGTGCGCGAAACGCGCTGGCGTGAACACGAGGACTGACGGCCTGGGTGCGTTTTGATTCAACGCACCACGACGCGAGGTGGGAGGGGCCGGGCTACTGGGCGGCCACGCTGCAGTCCCCCGTCACCGGGGGAGCCATGCCACCGTTCACCTTGTTCCCGCTGAAGAGGTTGTCGGAGGCCAGCACCAGGTTCACCCCGCCACTGCCCCGGTTGCACACCACCACGCCCCCCGAAGCCGATTGATTGTTCTCGAAGCGATTGCCGCGGAGCGTGACGCCGCGAGTCCCGATGTGCTCGACGTAGATGGCCGCCGCCGGACCTTGCGTCACGAAGTTGCCCACGAAGCGGTTGTTCTCGATGAGGTCGTTGTCCGGCTGGAAGTAGTGCAGCGCGCCGCCGCCCCCCAGGTCATAGATGCCCTGCGCGTTGGGCCAGTCGAGCAAGGGCCTGCGCGCCAGCCCGTTCCAGGTGAAGCCGCGAAAGGCCTCCAGGCCATTGCCCCGGAAGACGTTGCCACGCACCACGGAGTTGCGTCCGTGCGTCACACACAGCGCACCGCCTCCCGTCATGGCGTAGGAGCCGGCCTGCGCGAACCGGTCGATGTCCAACGTCCCGTTGTACTCGAACGAGGAGTTCTCCACCCTGGAGCCCACTGTGAACATCAAGTCCAGGGCGCCGCACTTGGCCGAGGAGACGTTGTTGCGGAAGACCGAGTTCAGAATCGTCACGGGCCCCAGGTAGTAGGCCCACAGCGCGCCGCGCGTCGAACCTCGCGGGCCGTTGTAGTCGTTCTTGCGCACCTTCTCGAAGACCATGGACTCGAAGTAGGGATGTCCATCTCCCACGGAGCCGGCGCCGAAGAAGTTCATCCCCCACCAGCCATAGGGATTGGTCGAGGTGAAGATGACGGGCTGGCTCGCCGTGCCACGCACCTGGATGCCGCCGTACACGCGCATCTCCACCCGCCCCCGCTGGTGATTCATCACGCTGTTGGGTGAATCGGGGTCCAC is part of the Myxococcus landrumus genome and encodes:
- a CDS encoding MBL fold metallo-hydrolase encodes the protein MSPSRHGCQFSGVRLERVRASRQFEDGRFRNTAPVGPGIQGNPLPVLGEFFLGASKRVPPGPVPLESPLESWTRRPDTGFRVTWLGHSTMLLELDGARILTDPVFGERASPLSFAGPRRFHAVPASLESLPELDAVLVSHDHYDHLCRPTIEALAKRRVRFVTALGVGAHLESYGVAPELITELDWWERTQVGPVVFTATPSQHFSGRGLGDRNRTLWASWVLEGEKHRVFFSGDTGLTEELVEVGRRHGRFDLVMLEVGAFHPSWGGIHLGPENALKAHAMLGGGTLMPVHWATFNLGLHPWDEPAETLLRMATEQQVQLFTPRLGAAVEPTRWETATPWWREVTEGALNPRPVMGG
- a CDS encoding right-handed parallel beta-helix repeat-containing protein — protein: MKTLALSDVVSRFALVVPLLGLCACGGEPASRTLEDEGIPLNHQGLAAAGVAEVHGEELGTPTLLTGAAEAPAAGTGERGTLISGTLSGTLTLTGSPYLITGDANGVVTVPKGHVLKVMPGVILDFRGRPDVTEGDVDPDSPNSVMNHQRGRVEMRVYGGIQVRGTASQPVIFTSTNPYGWWGMNFFGAGSVGDGHPYFESMVFEKVRKNDYNGPRGSTRGALWAYYLGPVTILNSVFRNNVSSAKCGALDLMFTVGSRVENSSFEYNGTLDIDRFAQAGSYAMTGGGALCVTHGRNSVVRGNVFRGNGLEAFRGFTWNGLARRPLLDWPNAQGIYDLGGGGALHYFQPDNDLIENNRFVGNFVTQGPAAAIYVEHIGTRGVTLRGNRFENNQSASGGVVVCNRGSGGVNLVLASDNLFSGNKVNGGMAPPVTGDCSVAAQ
- a CDS encoding amino acid permease; this encodes MGIWSKKSLARLQDEDSAGHEMHRTLNGLQLTLLGIGAIIGAGIFVVTGTAAAQHAGPAIVLSFVLAGLGCLFAGLCYAEFASMIPVAGSAYTYGYATLGELVAWIIGWDLMLEYLFASSAVAVGWSGYLTAFLRDYVGVVIPAALANAPFETAPGSLIPHATGAIINLPAVLLVGVLTVLLVVGMRESARVNNIIVFLKIGIVLLVIIFGAFHIEQANWTPFIPPNTGRYGEFGWSGILAGAGVIFFAYIGFDAVSTAAQETKNPSKDLPTGILGSLIVCTVLYVLMAGVMTGLAPYSTLDVPEPVYVAISKGGPSLAWLRPIVGLGAIAGLASVVLVMLMGQPRIFFAMSRDGLLPPFFGRIHPRYRTPYVSTIITGVVSMVVAGLFPIGLLGHLVSIGTLFAFVVVCAGILVLRYRRPDLPRPFRTPFVPLVPILGILCCGALMLGLGLETWLRLIIWLGLGLAIYFGYGRKHSRVAQAEAQAGSEAS